A genomic window from Motacilla alba alba isolate MOTALB_02 chromosome 2, Motacilla_alba_V1.0_pri, whole genome shotgun sequence includes:
- the LOC119696944 gene encoding coiled-coil domain-containing protein 201-like: MALNFSMRCKGNKPDFKMSEEDDSFLNVRRSLKKRMVKHSTPVDSVLSRTTPSSIDLTNQSIKDQDATKRVYGSPMPKSNLSRSLSQVSLVHADVYIPPASPKKLATAFDLQELNKEKSQSSRLVFSRKRLSTVLASDESNQEPAHKIVPNTETQATARAFVDAAVTPKSGPSWLVSGLPGIKDPPVAKSRKKKIDKTLQRKKEREWLLCQLKNIEEATKHELTIEEA, encoded by the exons gCAATAAACCTGACTTCAAGATGTCAGAGGAAGATGATTCTTTTCTGAATGTTAGAAGATCTCTGAAGAAGAGAATGGTGAAACACAGCACCCCAGTGGACTCAGTGCTCTCAAGAACAACTCCATCTTCTATAGATCTGACAAATCAGTCAATCAAGGACCAAGATGCCACAAAGAGAGTTTATGGCTCTCCAATGCCAAAATCAAATCTAAGTAGATCGTTATCTCAAGTATCATTAGTACATGCTGATGTATACAtccctcctgcatccccaaAAAAGCTTGCAACAGCATTTGATTTGCAAGAactaaataaagagaaaagccAAAGCTCTCGGCTTGTATTTTCTAGAAAGAGGCTTTCCACTGTGTTGGCCTCTGATGAATCAAATCAAGAGCCAGCTCACAAGATTGTCCCCAACACAGAAACTCAAGCTACCGCCAGAGCCTTTGTGGATGCTGCAGTAACTCCCAAGAGTGGACCCTCATGGCTTGTTTCCGGATTACCAGGGATAAAAGACCCCCCGGTAGCAAAatccagaaagaagaaaattgataAAACTCTTCAG agaaagaaagaaagagaatggCTGCTTTGTCAACTTAAAAACATTGAGGAGGCAACTAAACATGAACTGACAATTGAAGAAGCTTGA